Proteins encoded in a region of the Planococcus citri chromosome 1, ihPlaCitr1.1, whole genome shotgun sequence genome:
- the LOC135838169 gene encoding plexin-B2-like → MHLPKLFPIIFANVALLLTANHSNGQSDEEITRVFQDGNQSYFNHLASDEQGIWVYVDAVDYLYQLTSDLKLHIKHPTPQPKSANCTRSSYNCSKEAKRAYMNENQVLVLDHLNQQLLSCSSYFPGLCRAHDTENISKIVATSSEPALQSGPLQEMVAFVAPTLSSTPASVLHVAFLIRSHQPTEFALITTVRSTQRDRFLSKLGENTINYGVFMRTIYGFNYGNSGYILLRGFADWGLPIDSLRAGITLQAKSALVIKIDRENGNYSYSKFVLTCDDYFQKSNFSATDYTSTSMNLDKAYIYENKQEIDEKVLFTLFGMYADAEDYYKKQPVGFAVCMHRLNKIHYDPIRKYDVLDGVLVYSHQGRDIAPTGIAVTSVNNYTVLFMGTQTGHLHKVSVRGYDSPDADTANIYADITIDNGSVINPDILYDSKMNHILGMTKEKIVKIKMHNCEKYNTSGECLLAKDPHCGWCSPEGRCRTQIECTDTYTNSNKWISIDGHEVPQPNLGNPSQKKMSFLLIVCIFVLLVFYL, encoded by the coding sequence ATGCATCTTCCGAAACTCTTCCCCATAATCTTCGCAAACGTCGCACTGCTTCTAACCGCTAATCACTCAAATGGACAATCGGATGAAGAAATCACTCGTGTGTTTCAAGATGGCAACCAAAGCTACTTTAATCATTTGGCATCAGATGAACAAGGAATATGGGTATACGTGGACGCGGTAGACTATCTCTATCAATTAACGTCGGATCTGAAATTACATATTAAACACCCTACACCGCAACCCAAGTCTGCAAACTGTACTCGTAGCTCTTACAACTGTTCAAAAGAAGCCAAGCGAGCGTATATGAATGAGAACCAAGTACTGGTATTGGATCACCTGAATCAGCAACTCTTATCTTGCAGTAGTTACTTCCCTGGTCTATGTCGCGCCCACGATAccgaaaatatttccaaaatagtaGCGACCAGCTCTGAACCTGCATTGCAGAGTGGTCCTCTTCAGGAGATGGTAGCCTTCGTAGCTCCCACATTATCATCGACACCAGCTTCTGTACTACATGTAGCCTTTCTTATTCGCAGTCACCAGCCAACAGAGTTCGCATTGATAACAACTGTCAGAAGTACCCAAAGAGACCGTTTTTTGTCGAAACTCGGAGAAAATACTATTAATTATGGCGTCTTTATGAGGACCATTTATGGTTTCAATTATGGAAACTCTGGGTATATTTTGCTTCGCGGATTTGCCGATTGGGGGTTACCTATCGACTCTCTGAGGGCAGGAATTACTCTTCAGGCAAAATCTGCATTGGTAATCAAGATAGATCGTGAAAACGGAAACTATTCGTatagtaaatttgttttaacTTGCGACgattactttcaaaaatctaatttctcAGCTACAGATTATACGTCTACGAGTATGAACCTCGACAAAGCTTACATCTACGAGAATAAGCAAGAAATAGATGAGAAAGTATTATTCACACTATTCGGAATGTACGCGGATGCGGAAGACTATTATAAAAAACAACCAGTAGGTTTTGCAGTATGCATGCATCGTTTAAATAAGATACATTACGATCCCATCAGAAAATACGACGTTCTGGATGGAGTTTTAGTATATTCTCACCAAGGTCGTGACATAGCCCCTACAGGAATTGCAGTCACCTCGGTTAATAACTACACAGTCCTGTTTATGGGCACACAAACCGGTCATCTACACAAGGTATCCGTAAGAGGGTATGATTCGCCCGATGCGGATACTGCAAATATTTATGCGGATATTACCATCGATAACGGATCTGTGATAAATCCTGATATACTGTACGATTCTAAAATGAACCACATTTTGGGAATGACGAAAgagaaaatcgtcaaaatcaaaatgcaCAATTGTGAAAAATATAACACATCGGGGGAGTGTTTGCTTGCAAAAGATCCTCATTGTGGATGGTGTTCACCAGAAGGCAGGTGTAGAACGCAAATTGAGTGTACTGATACGTATACAAATAGCAACAAATGGATCTCGATTGATGGTCATGAAGTCCCGCAACCGAATTTGGGCAATCCCTCGCAGAAGAAGATGAGTTTTCTTttaattgtatgtatttttgtattattaGTTTTCTACTTGTAG
- the LOC135838144 gene encoding plexin-A4-like, translating to MNFPTLLYILLIHMFIFCLNTNYSNAKSATEKWKVFSYDNAREFNHLAVDEYGRWVYIGGEKRIYQLSTDLELQINYTISELSPSDCTAPNCPHKLKQTTTFYNNKVLVLDYQNKQLISCGTFFWGICHAHDMSNISKICKSMFEPIPDGLGKYYWDSRAFIAPILLKNSSTPQSTLYVGRKMDYTDSSSIRTITIKNLEREHFSSALTQNTAFRFTIKECPLNIYDFLVYYGFSIQNIGYFVTKNYLYELNNRVDEYPIDNSCKKIRIMCNSGPNGTIITTPIRYVYIQKRNPHSGSKTDSHEMEEKIMFTLQEDYTVIGTFLLCRYQINKLHSLFQKDQTLVGDLVYSHPPGTASVEAMAVTSINNHTILFLSMYDGRLQKISIKGIDSPDLSTGNKYAEIMIESLINPSYSETMQFDSTMNYLYVMTKNILIKVKIHSCDEYNTSHACWVIKDPYCGWCYSSNRCCLKSECDVTQNCINWVSFDEHIDASSCPVDKFSRTAQWNVTFESITPHPFINHTTICLFEFGNFSINTTTTSNKTSIYCVTPAPNHLPPTPSNNHSIEAQLSVQINHGPVFQKIHVIFYDCSSYESCLSCMTSDYPCYWYVNESRCTDNAIWKEDNIVIGMNLSSTNFPRRDSTTSYDGFKYSKNSMFCPQFFTEYKTDIYIPAHTEKTRQIPVHYKIPMLLNDDRFTCKFVFDPNSKKEKTQFAHHLKSSYPTGNALKEGELECNDEIFAFNESKPFITVKLSVLQNGLIPLDNTYNSHIIVYKCANMGDQCTACLNKNYSCMWNSETGECIYHRSDDESTMTDLWLHDIQKCSNSNQSTNWITKNIYVIITVISVTFIVVVVYVVYRKSAVRSQQMQQQMNKMGLQMIAMSQCVKRVVIENEIELDENELDILKLPNVSIVYEPYPTSEENELAPRTEYELPPDEKWEIPRKNVVLGEFLGEGEFGRVVKGSVSGHSQQHNVTTVAVKMLKNGHTDVDMVNLVREMELMKLIGRHDHVLSLLGCCTQDGPLLVIIEYSPHGNLLDFLRNHYQPSKSSENDLSEKVQLTFALQIARGMEYLASIKLIHRDLAARNILMFDEYVVKIADFGLAKDIRNADYYRQKTKGRLPVKWMAPETLTHRRNSPQSDVWSYGILLWEIVTFGEVPYATYDDAAKLLKDIRSGYRMKKPEDCSMDTYCLMVKCWNHLPENRPDFTKIIHDLEGILKKIGAVIEESDSDCSKH from the exons ATGAATTTTCCTACGCTCTTATACATACTATTGATACACATGTTTATATTTTGTCTGAACACGAATTACTCGAATGCAAAATCAGCTACGGAAAAGTGGAAAGTATTTTCATATGACAACGCCAGAGAGTTTAATCACTTGGCGGTAGATGAATATGGAAGATGGGTATATATAGGCGGAGAAAAGCGCATTTATCAATTATCAACGGATCTCGAACTGCAAATTAATTACACTATATCAGAACTCAGTCCTTCAGATTGTACAGCTCCCAACTGTCCACATAAATTGAAACAAACAACAACGTTTTATAATAACAAAGTGCTAGTATTGGACTATCAGAATAAGCAACTGATTTCGTGTGGTACTTTTTTCTGGGGCATCTGTCATGCTCACGATATGagtaatatttcgaaaatctgtAAAAGTATGTTTGAACCTATACCCGACGGGTTAGGAAAATATTATTGGGATAGTAGAGCTTTCATAGCTCCCATTTTACTAAAGAATTCATCAACACCACAATCGACACTGTATGTTGGTCGCAAAATGGACTATACTGATTCCAGCTCAATACGAACAATCACTATCAAAAATCTAGAACGAGAACATTTTTCATCAGCTCTTACACAAAATACTGCCTTTCGCTTTACGATAAAAGAGTGTCCCTTGAATATCTACGATTTTTTAGTTTATTATGGTTTCAGTATCCAAAATATCGGCTATTTTGTCACCAAGAACTATTTGTATGAGTTGAATAATCGGGTAGATGAGTATCCAATAGACAATTCGTGCAAAAAAATTCGCATAATGTGTAATTCAGGTCCAAATGGGACAATTATTACAACACCAATCAGATATGTCTATATCCAAAAGCGAAATCCACATTCTGGTTCAAAAACAGATTCCCatgaaatggaagaaaaaatcaTGTTCACACTACAAGAAGATTATACGGTGATAGGAACCTTCCTACTATGTAGgtatcaaataaataaattacattcCCTGTTTCAAAAGGATCAAACGCTGGTCGGAGACCTGGTATATTCGCATCCACCTGGTACAGCATCGGTGGAAGCAATGGCGGTTACCTCAATTAACAATCACACAATCTTGTTTCTTAGTATGTATGACGGCCGTTTAcagaaaatatcaataaaaggAATTGATTCGCCCGATTTGTCCACTGGAAATAAGTATGCAGAAATAATGATTGAGTCGCTAATAAACCCATCATATTCAGAAACAATGCAGTTTGATTCTACAATGAACTATCTATATGTGATGACCAAAAATATACTCATCAAAGTCAAAATACATAGTTGCGACGAATATAACACATCGCATGCATGCTGGGTGATAAAAGATCCCTATTGTGGATGGTGCTATTCTAGTAATAGATGTTGCTTAAAGTCAGAGTGTGATGTTACACAAAATTGTATCAACTGGGTTTCGTTTGATGAACACATAGACGCATCTTCATGTCCAGTAGACAAATTCTCAAGAACAGCGCAATGGAATGTAACGTTCGAATCAATAACTCCGCATCCGTTCATCAACCATACAACAATATGTCTATtcgaatttggcaatttttcgatcaacACAACAACCACGAGCAATAAAACTAGTATTTATTGTGTAACACCAGCTCCTAATCATTTGCCTCCAACACCCAGCAATAATCATTCCATAGAAGCGCAGCTATCAGTCCAGATAAACCATGGCccagtatttcaaaaaattcacgtaATATTTTACGATTGCAGTTCGTATGAATCTTGCTTATCATGCATGACTTCTGATTATCCATGCTATTGGTATGTGAATGAATCAAGGTGCACAGATAATGCAATTTGGAAAGAGGATAATATAGTAATCGGTATGAATCTTAGCAGCACCAATTTCCCTCGACGGGATAGTACAACATCGTACGATGGATTTAAATACTCGAAAAACTCGATGTTTTGCCCACAGTTTTTCACTGAATACAAAACAGACATTTACATACCTGCCCATACAGAAAAGACACGACAAATACCAGTACATTATAAGATCCCAATGTTATTAAATGATGATAGATTTACGTGTAAATTTGTATTCGATCCTAATTCTAAAAAAGAGAAGACACAATTTGCTCATCATCTAAAAAGTAGTTATCCTACAGGGAACGCTTTGAAAGAGGGAGAATTAGAATGTAATGATGAGATATTTGCATTCAATGAATCGAAACCTTTCATAACAGTCAAATTGTCTGTTTTACAGAACGGATTAATACCACTTGATAACACGTACAACTCACATATTATCGTGTATAAATGCGCCAACATGGGCGATCAATGCACAGCATGTCTAAATAAGAACTACTCGTGTATGTGGAATTCAGAAACTGGAGAATGTATATACCACAGATCAGATGATGAATCCACCATGACTGATCTCTGGTTGCACGATATAcagaaatgttcaaattcaaaccaATCAACAAATTGGATAACAAAAAACATCTATGTAATAATAACCGTAATTTCAGTAACATTTATTGTAGTCGTGGTATACGTTGTTTATAGAAAATCTGCAGTAAGATCTCAGCAAATGCAACagcaaatgaataaaatgggTTTGCAAATGATAGCTATGTCGCAATGCGTGAAACGCGTAGTGATTGAAAACGAAATCGAGCTGGACGAAAATGAATTAGACATActg AAACTACCAAACGTCAGCATTGTATACGAACCTTATCCAACATCGGAAGAAAATGAACTGGCACCGAGGACTGAATATGAATTACCGCCGGATGAAAAGTGGGAAATTCCTCGAAAAAACGTTGTTCTGGGCGAATTTCTAGGCGAAGGAGAGTTTGGGAGAGTTGTCAAAGGAAGTGTTTCAGGTCACTCACAGCAACATAACGTCACAACAGTAGcagtgaaaatgttgaaaa ATGGCCACACTGACGTAGATATGGTAAATTTAGTCAGAGAAATGGAACTGATGAAACTAATCGGCAGACATGACCATGTACTTAGTCTACTCGGATGTTGTACACAAGATGGGCCACTGCTCGTCATCATCGAATACTCTCCTCATggaaatttactcgattttctCAGAAACCACTACCAACCTTCAAAATCCAGCGAAAATGACTTGTCCGAAAAAGTTCAGCTTACATTTGCTCTACAAATAGCCAGAGGCATGGAATACTTGGCTTCTATAAAA TTAATTCACCGAGACCTCGCTGCTCGAAACATCCTGATGTTTGACGAATATGTGGTGAAAATAGCTGATTTCGGATTAGCCAAAGATATTCGAAATGCTGACTACTATAGACAAAAGACCAAAGGTAGATTACCAGTGAAATGGATGGCACCTGAAACCTTAACGCACCGACGTAATTCCCCACAATCTGATGT GTGGTCGTATGGCATATTACTGTGGGAGATTGTCACCTTTGGCGAAGTTCCTTATGCTACATACGACGATGCAGCGAAACTTCTAAAAGACATTCGATCAGGATACCGTATGAAAAAACCAGAAGATTGCTCAATGGACAC GTACTGCCTAATGGTGAAATGCTGGAACCATTTGCCAGAAAATCGGCCAGACTTTACAAAAATCATTCATGATTTAGAGGGCATACTAAAAAAGATTGGTGCA